In Rattus rattus isolate New Zealand chromosome 3, Rrattus_CSIRO_v1, whole genome shotgun sequence, one genomic interval encodes:
- the LOC116895396 gene encoding olfactory receptor 5V1-like yields MTPFEVTNQTRVTEFLFLGFSNHSSLRGFFFLVFLVIYLTTLLGNTLMMVATRVSPALHTPMYYFLSNLSFLDICYTSTTIPAMLMNFFREKKTISYEGCLSQIFFFVTCAGTECVLLAAMAYDRYVAICYPLRYPVLMSTRVCICLVIGSWLCGLVNSVTHTALATTLTLCGPNQISHFLCDIPLLLKLSCSDTSVNESVLHVASATIGLSPCLFTAGSYIFIISAILRIPSAQGRRKAFSTCASHLTVVVVFYGTANFNYDRPREGYSLDMDILVSVLFCVVTPMLNPIIYSLRNKEVKGALGKLIGAHSLTVTTPRE; encoded by the coding sequence ATGACTCCATTTGAAGTGACCAATCAAACACGTGTCACAGAATTCCTCTTCCTGGGATTCTCCAACCACTCCAGCCTACGGGGCTTCTTCTTCCTGGTCTTCCTGGTCATTTACCTGACAACTCTCCTGGGGAACACACTCATGATGGTGGCCACCAGGGTCAGCCCTGCTCTGCACACTCCCATGTACTATTTCCTCAGCAACTTGAGCTTCCTGGACATCTGCTACACGTCCACCACCATTCCGGCCATGCTAATGAACTTCTTCCGGGAGAAGAAGACCATCTCCTATGAGGGCTGCCTCTCCCAGATCTTCTTCTTTGTGACATGTGCTGGAACCGAATGTGTTTTGTTGGCCGCCATGgcttatgaccgctatgtggccatttgCTACCCTCTTCGGTATCCAGTTCTCATGAGCACAAGGGTCTGTATCTGCTTGGTGATTGGGTCCTGGCTCTGTGGCTTGGTGAATTCTGTGACTCACACAGCACTGGCAACCACACTCACTCTGTGTGGCCCCAACCAGATCAGCCACTTTCTCTGTGACATCCCACTGCTCCTGAAGCTCTCCTGCTCAGACACCTCTGTCAACGAATCTGTCCTCCACGTGGCCAGTGCCACCATTGGCCTGAGCCCCTGCCTGTTCACTGCAGGCTCCTACATTTTCATCATCTCTGCCATCCTGAGGATTCCCTCTGCTCAGGGCAGGAGAAAGGCCTTCTCCACCTGTGCCTCGCACCTCACTGTGGTGGTAGTCTTTTATGGAACAGCCAACTTCAACTATGACAGACCCAGGGAAGGCTACTCCCTGGACATGGACATATTGGTGTCTGTGCTCTTCTGTGTTGTGACCCCCATGTTGAACCCCATCATTTACAGCCTGAGAAACAAGGAGGTCAAAGGTGCTCTGGGAAAGCTGATTGGAGCGCATTCCCTAACAGTAACAACGCCTAGAGAGTAA